Within Streptomyces sp. SS1-1, the genomic segment AGACTCCCTGGTCGCTGTGCAGGACGCCAACACGTCCGCGGCCTGCCCGAACATCTTCGAACGCATCCGTATCGAAGCGAACTCGGGCACCACCACCACCTACAGCAAGGTGGCCTCCACTGTCTTCCGGGACATCACCGCGTTCCTCGGCGGCGGCACCATCCAAGCCGGGCTGCTGTCCTACCCGCTGACCACGGTCAACGACTCGTCGTTCACTCCTGCCGATCACAACCTGATCGCGTGGACCAGCGATCCGGCAACCCTGCGCTCCACGTCCAACACGATCACGTCCGGGACCGTCTACCTGCACAAGGTGAAGATCGTCAATCGGTCGACGGTCGTCAGCAATATCCACCTCGGTATCGAATCCGCCGGAAGCGGACTCACCTCCGGACAATGCTTCGTCGGCCTCTACGACAGCAGCGGCACCCGCCTCGCCGTCAGCGCCGACCAAGCCAGCAACTGGACCAGCACCGGCGGGAAAACCATCGCCCTGACCAGCCCGCAAACCCTCGCGGTCGGCTACTACTACATCGCGATCCTCGCCGTCGGCACAACGCCACCGCAGTTCTCCATGGGCGCAGGCGGCGCCATGAGCGTCAATCCCGGCCTGACCACGTCCACCGCCCGCTTCCTCACCGGACCGGGCAGCCAGACCTCCCTGCCATCCTCGATCACACTCGCCAGCCAGACCCCCAACACCCGCGCCCACTGGGCCGCCCTCAGCTAGGGACCGCCCATGTCTCTGTCCTTCCTCGAACCGTTCGGCTACTCCCACGGCTGGCGCGACATCATCAACGACGTGTCCTTCGACGTCGACGTCCGCCGCCCCCAAGACACCTACACACCCGTCTGGTCCAGCGACGAGACGATCGCCCTCGCGCTCGGCCAAACCATCCAGGTGCAGGCCAAGGCATCCGACCCGTTCCGTGACGCCCTCGACCCCGTCAACGGAACCGACATCATCTTCTCCGGCCCGGGCACCGTCCTCGCGTCGATCTCACGCCGCTCCGGCCAGTCCACCACCATCAGCGTCACCGCCGTCGGCGGCGCCGTCACCATCACCCGCCTGCAAGTCCGCGGCCGCCCGGTCCCGACCGACCGCACCGTCAAGGTGTCCTCGGCCGACTCTGTCAGCGTGGGCCGGCACGGCCGCCGCTCCAATCCGGGCGACGCCCCATGGGCGAACGCCAACGACGCCTACGCCATCGCGCAGCTGCTCCTCGCCCACTACTCGCAACGCCGGCCGACAGTGACGATGCGGCTGGTGTCGTCCGATCATGAGCACCTGCTGCAGATCCTGTCCCGCACGATCTCCGACATGATCACCATTCAGCACGGGGAACTAGGACTCGATGCGTCCTTCCATATCGAGAGCATCGAGCACACCATCGCCCGCATGCCCAGCGAGGACAGCGACACGGGCTGCGAGCAGCGCGTCCACTACGCCACGCTCGGCTGTGAACGCACCGGGCTGATCGTCCCGGCGAACCCGTTCACCTTCGACGCGTCGGGGCTCGGCTTCAACGACGGCGTGTTCGACCCGACCGCCGCCGACGACCCCGACGCGGTCTTCATCTTCGACCACGCCACACAAGGACAGTTCGACCTGGGCCGGTTCGGCACCTGACCACCCCGGAATGATCTTCGCGGGGCGGTGTCTACCGTCCCACGCATGGCCCAACTCATCACGGCCCGCGCCAGGGCGCGCGTCAACCACGGCAGGTGGATCGCCGACTGCCCCCGCCGCTACTGCGCGAACGCGGTCAGGCTCAACCCCGGGCAGGGCACCTTCCACTGCGCCGGCGACGGAGGCTGCCAGATGGTCGCCCCCGTCGAGTGGCCGGCGGACCCCGACGGGATCTGGGAGGCGCTCCTGGAACGGCCCGTGCCGGGCACCCGCAACTGGTACCCGGACGGGCACGTCGAGGCGGTGCGGCTGGGCCTGCCGCACGGACAGACCCCTGCCGAGCTCCGTGCCGAACAGCGCGAGTACGAGGCGGCCCTCTGATGGCCTGGTCCGCCCCCATGACAGCGGTCGCGAACTCGACATTCACTGCGGCCCAGTTCAACCAGTACGTCCGGGACAACCTCAACGAGACCGCACCCGCCCTGGCCACGGCGGCTGGCTCGTACTTCGCCGCCGACGGCATCAACTCCATCGCCGAACGCCGCGCCGTCACCGCCCTCGAACTCGGCACCGGCACCACCACCTCGACCACGTACACGGACCTGACCGGCGTCGGCGCGAACATCGGGCCGACCGTCACGGTCAACACCGGGCCTGCCGCACTGGTCATCGTCCGCTGCTCCGCCGAGAACTCCGGGGGTGGCTCGGCCCGCATGGCCTACAACATCTCCGGCGCGACCAGCCTGGCCGCTGCCGACAACCGCGGTGTCGGCTTCTTCGGCGTCGCGGGCGGCAACGTCAACGCCTCCGACGTGTCCCTGTGGACAGCGCTCAACCCGGGCTCCAACACGTTCACCGCGAAGTACCGGGTGAGCTCGGGCACCGGCACCTTCCTGTCCCGCCGCATCATCGTCATGCCGTTCTGAAGGGGAGTGCCCGATGGCCTGGTCCGCGCCGATGACGGCAGTCTCCGGCAGCGTCTTCACCGCAGCCCAGTTCAACACGTTCGTGCGGGACAACCTGAACGAGACCTCACCGGCGAAGGCCACCACGTCCGGCGCCTACTTCACGGTGTCGGGCACCAACGAGATCACCGAACGCGTGCCTGCCTCCGCGAGCACCCTGGTGTCGGAGACGACGACGTCGACGAGCTACACCGACCTCACCACGCTGGGCCCCGAGGTGACCGTGGAGACGGGTCCGTTCGCGCTGGTGCTGGTGCACGGCTCGCTGGAGAACTCGGGTGCCGGGTCGTCGCGTATGGCGTATGAGGTGTCGGGCGCGTCGTCGATCGCTCCGGCGGACAACCGGGGCATCGGCGTGTTCGGTGTGGCGGGTGCGGGGGTGGTCGCGTCGGGGGTGGCGTTGCACACGGACCTGACTCCGGGTTCCAACACGTTCACGGCGAAGTACCGGGTGGCGTCCGGTACGGGCACGTTCCTGTCCCGCCGCATCGTCGTCTTCCCCCTGTAAGGAGCGTGCCCCCATGGCCTGGTACCCCGGCGCCGTGAAGATGGAACTGCAGCCTGAGTCGGACGCGCAGCCGGCGATCCGACCGACCCAGTTCATCGTCCACTCCGTCATCGCGCCATGGACCGCGCGCCGCATCTACGAATACTGGCGCGACTCCACCAACCTCGAAGCCCACTTCGGTCTCGGCTACGCGGGTGACCTCGGCCAGTACATCGGCACCGAGACCCGCGCCGACGCCAACGCTGGAGCGAACCGCCGCGCCGACGGCACCGGCGCGGTATCGATCGAGACCGCATCGAACACCAGCGGCACCGACCCGTGGACCGCCGACCAGATCGAAGAACTCATCGATCTCGGCGTGTGGCTGCACCAGAAGCACGGCATCCCGCTGCGGGTCTGCCGCACCCACGACGACCCCGGGTTCGGCTACCACTCGATGTTCCCGCAGTGGTCCACGAGCGGCACCGCGTGTCCCGGGGCGGCGCGCATCAAGCAGTTCAAGGAGGTCGTGTTCCCGGGCATCGTCGCCCGCGCGGCCGGACAGCCCTCGAAGGAGACCGACGTGGCAATGACGGACGCGGACGCCAAGAAGTTCTGGTACGCCGACCACATCCCCGCCGTGCCGCCCCCGTACAACAACGCCGACTGGGCGGACGGCAACACCACCTGGACCGCGAAGTACGCCGTCGGCACCATCGCCGCCACGAGCCGCGAGACCCTCGCCCGCGTGAAGACCATCGAGGAGAAGGTCACCTCACTGCA encodes:
- a CDS encoding N-acetylmuramoyl-L-alanine amidase is translated as MAWYPGAVKMELQPESDAQPAIRPTQFIVHSVIAPWTARRIYEYWRDSTNLEAHFGLGYAGDLGQYIGTETRADANAGANRRADGTGAVSIETASNTSGTDPWTADQIEELIDLGVWLHQKHGIPLRVCRTHDDPGFGYHSMFPQWSTSGTACPGAARIKQFKEVVFPGIVARAAGQPSKETDVAMTDADAKKFWYADHIPAVPPPYNNADWADGNTTWTAKYAVGTIAATSRETLARVKTIEEKVTSLQVGGVDLDLLATKVADLLAARLAN